Proteins encoded in a region of the Homo sapiens chromosome 9, GRCh38.p14 Primary Assembly genome:
- the POMT1 gene encoding protein O-mannosyl-transferase 1 isoform f (isoform f is encoded by transcript variant 11) — MKQIFFLDDSGPPFGHMVLALGGYLGGFDGNFLWNRIGAEYSSNVPVWSLRLLPALAGALSVPMAYQIVLELHFSHCAAMGAALLMLIENALITQSRLMLLESVLIFFNLLAVLSYLKFFNCQKHSPFSLSWWFWLTLTGVACSCAVGIKYMGVFTYVLVLGVAAVHAWHLLGDQTLSNVGADVQCCMRPACMGQMQMSQGVCVFCHLLARAVALLVIPVVLYLLFFYVHLILVFRSGPHDQIMSSAFQASLEGGLARITQGQPLEVAFGSQVTLRNVFGKPVPCWLHSHQDTYPMIYENGRGSSHQQQVTCYPFKDVNNWWIVKDPRRHQLVVSSPPRPVRHGDMVQLVHGMTTRSLNTHDVAAPLSPHSQEVSCYIDYNISMPAQNLWRLEIVNRGSDTDVWKTILSEVRFVHVNTSAVLKLSGAHLPDWGYRQLEIVGEKLSRGYHGSTVWNVEEHRYGASQEQRERERELHSPAQVDVSRNLSFMARFSELQWRMLALRSDDSEHKYSSSPLEWVTLDTNIAYWLHPRTSAQIHLLGNIVIWVSGSLALAIYALLSLWYLLRRRRNVHDLPQDAWLRWVLAGALCAGGWAVNYLPFFLMEKTLFLYHYLPALTFQILLLPVVLQHISDHLCRSQLQRSIFSALVVAWYSSACHVSNTLRPLTYGDKSLSPHELKALRWKDSWDILIRKH, encoded by the exons ATGAAACAAATCTTCTTCTTGGATGACAGTGGGCCGCCATTTGGCCACATGGTGCTGGCCTTGGGAG GTTATTTAGGAGGATTCGATGGCAATTTTTTGTGGAACAGAATTGGAGCAG AATACAGTAGCAACGTGCCTGTGTGGTCCCTGCGCCTGCTGCCAGCACTCGCGGGGGCCTTGTCGGTCCCCATGGCCTACCAGATAGTGTTGGAGCTCCACTTTTCTCATTGTGCCGCCATGGGAGCTGCTCTGTTGATGCTTATCG AGAATGCTCTCATCACTCAGTCAAGGCTAATGCTTTTGGAATCAGTGTTAATATTTTTCAATCTATTGGCCGTGTTGTCCTACCTGAAGTTCTTCAACTGCCAAAAGCACAG CCCTTTTTCTCTGAGCTGGTGGTTCTGGCTAACACTGACAGGGGTCGCTTGTTCCTGTGCAGTGGG CATCAAGTACATGGGTGTGTTCACGTACGTGCTCGTGCTGGGTGTTGCAGCTGTCCATGCCTGGCACCTGCTTGGAGACCAGACTTTGTCCAATGTAGGTGCTGATGTCCAGTGCTGCATGAGGCCGGCCTGTATGGGGCAGATGCAGATGTCACAGGGG GTCTGTGTGTTCTGTCACTTGCTCGCCCGAGCAGTGGCTTTGCTGGTCATCCCGGTCGTCCTGTACTTACTGTTCTTCTACGTCCACTTGATTCTAGTCTTCCGCTCTGGGCCCCACGACCAAATCATGTCCAGTGCCTTCCAGGCCAGCTTAGAG GGAGGACTAGCTCGGATCACTCAGGGTCAGCCACTGGAGGTGGCCTTTGGGTCCCAGGTCACTCTGAGGAACGTCTTTGGGAAACCTGTGCCCTGCTGGCTTCATTCCCACCAGGACACCTACCCCATGAT ATATGAGAACGGCCGAGGCAGCTCCCACCAGCAACAGGTGACCTGTTACCCCTTCAAAGATGTCAATAACTGGTGGATTGTAAAGGATCCCAGGAG GCACCAGCTGGTGGTGAGCAGCCCTCCGAGACCTGTGAGGCACGGGGACATGGTGCAGCTGGTCCACGGCATGACCACCCGCTCCCTGAACAC GCATGATGTTGCAGCCCCCCTGAGCCCCCATTCACAGGAGGTCTCCTGCTACATTGACTATAACATCTCCATGCCCGCCCAGAACCTCTGGAGACTG GAAATTGTGAACAGAGGATCTGACACAGACGTCTGGAAGACCATCCTCTCAGAGGTCCGCTTTGTGCACGTGAACACTTCCGCTGTCTTAAAG CTGAGCGGGGCTCACCTCCCTGACTGGGGGTATCGGCAACTGGAGATCGTCGGGGAGAAGCTGTCCCGGGGCTACCACGGGAGCACGGTGTGGAACGTGGAGGAGCACCGATACGGCGCGA GCCAGGAGCAGAGGGAGCGGGAACGGGAGCTGCACTCACCTGCGCAGGTGGACGTCAGCAGGAACCTCAGCTTCATGGCGAGATTCTCGGAGCTGCAG TGGAGGATGCTGGCGCTGAGAAGTGATGACTCGGAACACAAGTACAGCTCCAGCCCACTGGAGTGGGTCACCCTGGACACCAATATTGCCTACTGGCTGCACCCCAGGACCAGC GCTCAGATCCACCTACTTGGAAACATAGTGATCTGGGTTTCGGGCAGCCTCGCTCTGGCCATCTACGCCCTGCTGTCCTTGTGGTACCTGCTCCGACGGCGAAGAAATGTCCATGACCTCCCTCAGG ATGCCTGGCTGCGCTGGGTGCTGGCTGGGGCGCTGTGTGCCGGTGGCTGGGCAGTGAACTACCTCCCGTTCTTCCTGATGGAGAAGACACTCTTCCTCTACCACTACCTGCCCGCACTCACCTTCCAAATCCTTCTGCTCCCTGTGGTCCTGCAGCACATCAGCGACCACCTGTGCAG GTCCCAGCTCCAGAGGAGCATCTTCAGCGCCCTGGTGGTGGCCTGGTACTCCTCCGCGTGCCACGTGTCCAACACGCTGCGCCCACTCACCTACGGGGACAAGTCACTCTCGCCACATGAACTCAAGGCCCTTCGCTGGAAAGACAGCTGGGACATCTTGATCCGAAAACACTAG
- the POMT1 gene encoding protein O-mannosyl-transferase 1 isoform X3: protein MKQIFFLDDSGPPFGHMVLALGGYLGGFDGNFLWNRIGAENALITQSRLMLLESVLIFFNLLAVLSYLKFFNCQKHSPFSLSWWFWLTLTGVACSCAVGIKYMGVFTYVLVLGVAAVHAWHLLGDQTLSNVGADVQCCMRPACMGQMQMSQGVCVFCHLLARAVALLVIPVVLYLLFFYVHLILVFRSGPHDQIMSSAFQASLEGGLARITQGQPLEVAFGSQVTLRNVFGKPVPCWLHSHQDTYPMIYENGRGSSHQQQVTCYPFKDVNNWWIVKDPRRHQLVVSSPPRPVRHGDMVQLVHGMTTRSLNTHDVAAPLSPHSQEVSCYIDYNISMPAQNLWRLEIVNRGSDTDVWKTILSEVRFVHVNTSAVLKLSGAHLPDWGYRQLEIVGEKLSRGYHGSTVWNVEEHRYGASQEQRERERELHSPAQVDVSRNLSFMARFSELQWRMLALRSDDSEHKYSSSPLEWVTLDTNIAYWLHPRTSAQIHLLGNIVIWVSGSLALAIYALLSLWYLLRRRRNVHDLPQDAWLRWVLAGALCAGGWAVNYLPFFLMEKTLFLYHYLPALTFQILLLPVVLQHISDHLCRSQLQRSIFSALVVAWYSSACHVSNTLRPLTYGDKSLSPHELKALRWKDSWDILIRKH, encoded by the exons ATGAAACAAATCTTCTTCTTGGATGACAGTGGGCCGCCATTTGGCCACATGGTGCTGGCCTTGGGAG GTTATTTAGGAGGATTCGATGGCAATTTTTTGTGGAACAGAATTGGAGCAG AGAATGCTCTCATCACTCAGTCAAGGCTAATGCTTTTGGAATCAGTGTTAATATTTTTCAATCTATTGGCCGTGTTGTCCTACCTGAAGTTCTTCAACTGCCAAAAGCACAG CCCTTTTTCTCTGAGCTGGTGGTTCTGGCTAACACTGACAGGGGTCGCTTGTTCCTGTGCAGTGGG CATCAAGTACATGGGTGTGTTCACGTACGTGCTCGTGCTGGGTGTTGCAGCTGTCCATGCCTGGCACCTGCTTGGAGACCAGACTTTGTCCAATGTAGGTGCTGATGTCCAGTGCTGCATGAGGCCGGCCTGTATGGGGCAGATGCAGATGTCACAGGGG GTCTGTGTGTTCTGTCACTTGCTCGCCCGAGCAGTGGCTTTGCTGGTCATCCCGGTCGTCCTGTACTTACTGTTCTTCTACGTCCACTTGATTCTAGTCTTCCGCTCTGGGCCCCACGACCAAATCATGTCCAGTGCCTTCCAGGCCAGCTTAGAG GGAGGACTAGCTCGGATCACTCAGGGTCAGCCACTGGAGGTGGCCTTTGGGTCCCAGGTCACTCTGAGGAACGTCTTTGGGAAACCTGTGCCCTGCTGGCTTCATTCCCACCAGGACACCTACCCCATGAT ATATGAGAACGGCCGAGGCAGCTCCCACCAGCAACAGGTGACCTGTTACCCCTTCAAAGATGTCAATAACTGGTGGATTGTAAAGGATCCCAGGAG GCACCAGCTGGTGGTGAGCAGCCCTCCGAGACCTGTGAGGCACGGGGACATGGTGCAGCTGGTCCACGGCATGACCACCCGCTCCCTGAACAC GCATGATGTTGCAGCCCCCCTGAGCCCCCATTCACAGGAGGTCTCCTGCTACATTGACTATAACATCTCCATGCCCGCCCAGAACCTCTGGAGACTG GAAATTGTGAACAGAGGATCTGACACAGACGTCTGGAAGACCATCCTCTCAGAGGTCCGCTTTGTGCACGTGAACACTTCCGCTGTCTTAAAG CTGAGCGGGGCTCACCTCCCTGACTGGGGGTATCGGCAACTGGAGATCGTCGGGGAGAAGCTGTCCCGGGGCTACCACGGGAGCACGGTGTGGAACGTGGAGGAGCACCGATACGGCGCGA GCCAGGAGCAGAGGGAGCGGGAACGGGAGCTGCACTCACCTGCGCAGGTGGACGTCAGCAGGAACCTCAGCTTCATGGCGAGATTCTCGGAGCTGCAG TGGAGGATGCTGGCGCTGAGAAGTGATGACTCGGAACACAAGTACAGCTCCAGCCCACTGGAGTGGGTCACCCTGGACACCAATATTGCCTACTGGCTGCACCCCAGGACCAGC GCTCAGATCCACCTACTTGGAAACATAGTGATCTGGGTTTCGGGCAGCCTCGCTCTGGCCATCTACGCCCTGCTGTCCTTGTGGTACCTGCTCCGACGGCGAAGAAATGTCCATGACCTCCCTCAGG ATGCCTGGCTGCGCTGGGTGCTGGCTGGGGCGCTGTGTGCCGGTGGCTGGGCAGTGAACTACCTCCCGTTCTTCCTGATGGAGAAGACACTCTTCCTCTACCACTACCTGCCCGCACTCACCTTCCAAATCCTTCTGCTCCCTGTGGTCCTGCAGCACATCAGCGACCACCTGTGCAG GTCCCAGCTCCAGAGGAGCATCTTCAGCGCCCTGGTGGTGGCCTGGTACTCCTCCGCGTGCCACGTGTCCAACACGCTGCGCCCACTCACCTACGGGGACAAGTCACTCTCGCCACATGAACTCAAGGCCCTTCGCTGGAAAGACAGCTGGGACATCTTGATCCGAAAACACTAG
- the POMT1 gene encoding protein O-mannosyl-transferase 1 isoform g (isoform g is encoded by transcript variant 12), producing the protein MAYQIVLELHFSHCAAMGAALLMLIENALITQSRLMLLESVLIFFNLLAVLSYLKFFNCQKHSPFSLSWWFWLTLTGVACSCAVGIKYMGVFTYVLVLGVAAVHAWHLLGDQTLSNVGADVQCCMRPACMGQMQMSQGVCVFCHLLARAVALLVIPVVLYLLFFYVHLILVFRSGPHDQIMSSAFQASLEGGLARITQGQPLEVAFGSQVTLRNVFGKPVPCWLHSHQDTYPMIYENGRGSSHQQQVTCYPFKDVNNWWIVKDPRRHQLVVSSPPRPVRHGDMVQLVHGMTTRSLNTHDVAAPLSPHSQEVSCYIDYNISMPAQNLWRLEIVNRGSDTDVWKTILSEVRFVHVNTSAVLKLSGAHLPDWGYRQLEIVGEKLSRGYHGSTVWNVEEHRYGASQEQRERERELHSPAQVDVSRNLSFMARFSELQWRMLALRSDDSEHKYSSSPLEWVTLDTNIAYWLHPRTSAQIHLLGNIVIWVSGSLALAIYALLSLWYLLRRRRNVHDLPQDAWLRWVLAGALCAGGWAVNYLPFFLMEKTLFLYHYLPALTFQILLLPVVLQHISDHLCRSQLQRSIFSALVVAWYSSACHVSNTLRPLTYGDKSLSPHELKALRWKDSWDILIRKH; encoded by the exons ATGGCCTACCAGATAGTGTTGGAGCTCCACTTTTCTCATTGTGCCGCCATGGGAGCTGCTCTGTTGATGCTTATCG AGAATGCTCTCATCACTCAGTCAAGGCTAATGCTTTTGGAATCAGTGTTAATATTTTTCAATCTATTGGCCGTGTTGTCCTACCTGAAGTTCTTCAACTGCCAAAAGCACAG CCCTTTTTCTCTGAGCTGGTGGTTCTGGCTAACACTGACAGGGGTCGCTTGTTCCTGTGCAGTGGG CATCAAGTACATGGGTGTGTTCACGTACGTGCTCGTGCTGGGTGTTGCAGCTGTCCATGCCTGGCACCTGCTTGGAGACCAGACTTTGTCCAATGTAGGTGCTGATGTCCAGTGCTGCATGAGGCCGGCCTGTATGGGGCAGATGCAGATGTCACAGGGG GTCTGTGTGTTCTGTCACTTGCTCGCCCGAGCAGTGGCTTTGCTGGTCATCCCGGTCGTCCTGTACTTACTGTTCTTCTACGTCCACTTGATTCTAGTCTTCCGCTCTGGGCCCCACGACCAAATCATGTCCAGTGCCTTCCAGGCCAGCTTAGAG GGAGGACTAGCTCGGATCACTCAGGGTCAGCCACTGGAGGTGGCCTTTGGGTCCCAGGTCACTCTGAGGAACGTCTTTGGGAAACCTGTGCCCTGCTGGCTTCATTCCCACCAGGACACCTACCCCATGAT ATATGAGAACGGCCGAGGCAGCTCCCACCAGCAACAGGTGACCTGTTACCCCTTCAAAGATGTCAATAACTGGTGGATTGTAAAGGATCCCAGGAG GCACCAGCTGGTGGTGAGCAGCCCTCCGAGACCTGTGAGGCACGGGGACATGGTGCAGCTGGTCCACGGCATGACCACCCGCTCCCTGAACAC GCATGATGTTGCAGCCCCCCTGAGCCCCCATTCACAGGAGGTCTCCTGCTACATTGACTATAACATCTCCATGCCCGCCCAGAACCTCTGGAGACTG GAAATTGTGAACAGAGGATCTGACACAGACGTCTGGAAGACCATCCTCTCAGAGGTCCGCTTTGTGCACGTGAACACTTCCGCTGTCTTAAAG CTGAGCGGGGCTCACCTCCCTGACTGGGGGTATCGGCAACTGGAGATCGTCGGGGAGAAGCTGTCCCGGGGCTACCACGGGAGCACGGTGTGGAACGTGGAGGAGCACCGATACGGCGCGA GCCAGGAGCAGAGGGAGCGGGAACGGGAGCTGCACTCACCTGCGCAGGTGGACGTCAGCAGGAACCTCAGCTTCATGGCGAGATTCTCGGAGCTGCAG TGGAGGATGCTGGCGCTGAGAAGTGATGACTCGGAACACAAGTACAGCTCCAGCCCACTGGAGTGGGTCACCCTGGACACCAATATTGCCTACTGGCTGCACCCCAGGACCAGC GCTCAGATCCACCTACTTGGAAACATAGTGATCTGGGTTTCGGGCAGCCTCGCTCTGGCCATCTACGCCCTGCTGTCCTTGTGGTACCTGCTCCGACGGCGAAGAAATGTCCATGACCTCCCTCAGG ATGCCTGGCTGCGCTGGGTGCTGGCTGGGGCGCTGTGTGCCGGTGGCTGGGCAGTGAACTACCTCCCGTTCTTCCTGATGGAGAAGACACTCTTCCTCTACCACTACCTGCCCGCACTCACCTTCCAAATCCTTCTGCTCCCTGTGGTCCTGCAGCACATCAGCGACCACCTGTGCAG GTCCCAGCTCCAGAGGAGCATCTTCAGCGCCCTGGTGGTGGCCTGGTACTCCTCCGCGTGCCACGTGTCCAACACGCTGCGCCCACTCACCTACGGGGACAAGTCACTCTCGCCACATGAACTCAAGGCCCTTCGCTGGAAAGACAGCTGGGACATCTTGATCCGAAAACACTAG
- the POMT1 gene encoding protein O-mannosyl-transferase 1 isoform j (isoform j is encoded by transcript variant 28), whose product MKQIFFLDDSGPPFGHMVLALGGYLGGFDGNFLWNRIGAEYSSNVPVWSLRLLPALAGALSVPMAYQIVLELHFSHCAAMGAALLMLIENALITQSRLMLLESVLIFFNLLAVLSYLKFFNCQKHSPFSLSWWFWLTLTGVACSCAVGIKYMGVFTYVLVLGVAAVHAWHLLGDQTLSNVCVFCHLLARAVALLVIPVVLYLLFFYVHLILVFRSGPHDQIMSSAFQASLEGGLARITQGQPLEVAFGSQVTLRNVFGKPVPCWLHSHQDTYPMMHDVAAPLSPHSQEVSCYIDYNISMPAQNLWRLEIVNRGSDTDVWKTILSEVRFVHVNTSAVLKLSGAHLPDWGYRQLEIVGEKLSRGYHGSTVWNVEEHRYGASQEQRERERELHSPAQVDVSRNLSFMARFSELQWRMLALRSDDSEHKYSSSPLEWVTLDTNIAYWLHPRTSAQIHLLGNIVIWVSGSLALAIYALLSLWYLLRRRRNVHDLPQDAWLRWVLAGALCAGGWAVNYLPFFLMEKTLFLYHYLPALTFQILLLPVVLQHISDHLCRSQLQRSIFSALVVAWYSSACHVSNTLRPLTYGDKSLSPHELKALRWKDSWDILIRKH is encoded by the exons ATGAAACAAATCTTCTTCTTGGATGACAGTGGGCCGCCATTTGGCCACATGGTGCTGGCCTTGGGAG GTTATTTAGGAGGATTCGATGGCAATTTTTTGTGGAACAGAATTGGAGCAG AATACAGTAGCAACGTGCCTGTGTGGTCCCTGCGCCTGCTGCCAGCACTCGCGGGGGCCTTGTCGGTCCCCATGGCCTACCAGATAGTGTTGGAGCTCCACTTTTCTCATTGTGCCGCCATGGGAGCTGCTCTGTTGATGCTTATCG AGAATGCTCTCATCACTCAGTCAAGGCTAATGCTTTTGGAATCAGTGTTAATATTTTTCAATCTATTGGCCGTGTTGTCCTACCTGAAGTTCTTCAACTGCCAAAAGCACAG CCCTTTTTCTCTGAGCTGGTGGTTCTGGCTAACACTGACAGGGGTCGCTTGTTCCTGTGCAGTGGG CATCAAGTACATGGGTGTGTTCACGTACGTGCTCGTGCTGGGTGTTGCAGCTGTCCATGCCTGGCACCTGCTTGGAGACCAGACTTTGTCCAAT GTCTGTGTGTTCTGTCACTTGCTCGCCCGAGCAGTGGCTTTGCTGGTCATCCCGGTCGTCCTGTACTTACTGTTCTTCTACGTCCACTTGATTCTAGTCTTCCGCTCTGGGCCCCACGACCAAATCATGTCCAGTGCCTTCCAGGCCAGCTTAGAG GGAGGACTAGCTCGGATCACTCAGGGTCAGCCACTGGAGGTGGCCTTTGGGTCCCAGGTCACTCTGAGGAACGTCTTTGGGAAACCTGTGCCCTGCTGGCTTCATTCCCACCAGGACACCTACCCCATGAT GCATGATGTTGCAGCCCCCCTGAGCCCCCATTCACAGGAGGTCTCCTGCTACATTGACTATAACATCTCCATGCCCGCCCAGAACCTCTGGAGACTG GAAATTGTGAACAGAGGATCTGACACAGACGTCTGGAAGACCATCCTCTCAGAGGTCCGCTTTGTGCACGTGAACACTTCCGCTGTCTTAAAG CTGAGCGGGGCTCACCTCCCTGACTGGGGGTATCGGCAACTGGAGATCGTCGGGGAGAAGCTGTCCCGGGGCTACCACGGGAGCACGGTGTGGAACGTGGAGGAGCACCGATACGGCGCGA GCCAGGAGCAGAGGGAGCGGGAACGGGAGCTGCACTCACCTGCGCAGGTGGACGTCAGCAGGAACCTCAGCTTCATGGCGAGATTCTCGGAGCTGCAG TGGAGGATGCTGGCGCTGAGAAGTGATGACTCGGAACACAAGTACAGCTCCAGCCCACTGGAGTGGGTCACCCTGGACACCAATATTGCCTACTGGCTGCACCCCAGGACCAGC GCTCAGATCCACCTACTTGGAAACATAGTGATCTGGGTTTCGGGCAGCCTCGCTCTGGCCATCTACGCCCTGCTGTCCTTGTGGTACCTGCTCCGACGGCGAAGAAATGTCCATGACCTCCCTCAGG ATGCCTGGCTGCGCTGGGTGCTGGCTGGGGCGCTGTGTGCCGGTGGCTGGGCAGTGAACTACCTCCCGTTCTTCCTGATGGAGAAGACACTCTTCCTCTACCACTACCTGCCCGCACTCACCTTCCAAATCCTTCTGCTCCCTGTGGTCCTGCAGCACATCAGCGACCACCTGTGCAG GTCCCAGCTCCAGAGGAGCATCTTCAGCGCCCTGGTGGTGGCCTGGTACTCCTCCGCGTGCCACGTGTCCAACACGCTGCGCCCACTCACCTACGGGGACAAGTCACTCTCGCCACATGAACTCAAGGCCCTTCGCTGGAAAGACAGCTGGGACATCTTGATCCGAAAACACTAG
- the POMT1 gene encoding protein O-mannosyl-transferase 1 isoform l (isoform l is encoded by transcript variant 24), with product MKQIFFLDDSGPPFGHMVLALGGYLGGFDGNFLWNRIGAEYSSNVPVWSLRLLPALAGALSVPMAYQIVLELHFSHCAAMGAALLMLIENALITQSRLMLLESVLIFFNLLAVLSYLKFFNCQKHSPFSLSWWFWLTLTGVACSCAVGIKYMGVFTYVLVLGVAAVHAWHLLGDQTLSNVGADVQCCMRPACMGQMQMSQGVLGEKTPILNVLEAGRPGQPRLLASAGLCVLSLARPSSGFAGHPGRPVLTVLLRPLDSSLPLWAPRPNHVQCLPGQLRGRTSSDHSGSATGGGLWVPGHSEERLWETCALLASFPPGHLPHDVRYENGRGSSHQQQVTCYPFKDVNNWWIVKDPRRHQLVVSSPPRPVRHGDMVQLVHGMTTRSLNTHDVAAPLSPHSQEVSCYIDYNISMPAQNLWRLEIVNRGSDTDVWKTILSEVRFVHVNTSAVLKLSGAHLPDWGYRQLEIVGEKLSRGYHGSTVWNVEEHRYGASQEQRERERELHSPAQVDVSRNLSFMARFSELQWRMLALRSDDSEHKYSSSPLEWVTLDTNIAYWLHPRTSAQIHLLGNIVIWVSGSLALAIYALLSLWYLLRRRRNVHDLPQDAWLRWVLAGALCAGGWAVNYLPFFLMEKTLFLYHYLPALTFQILLLPVVLQHISDHLCRSQLQRSIFSALVVAWYSSACHVSNTLRPLTYGDKSLSPHELKALRWKDSWDILIRKH from the exons ATGAAACAAATCTTCTTCTTGGATGACAGTGGGCCGCCATTTGGCCACATGGTGCTGGCCTTGGGAG GTTATTTAGGAGGATTCGATGGCAATTTTTTGTGGAACAGAATTGGAGCAG AATACAGTAGCAACGTGCCTGTGTGGTCCCTGCGCCTGCTGCCAGCACTCGCGGGGGCCTTGTCGGTCCCCATGGCCTACCAGATAGTGTTGGAGCTCCACTTTTCTCATTGTGCCGCCATGGGAGCTGCTCTGTTGATGCTTATCG AGAATGCTCTCATCACTCAGTCAAGGCTAATGCTTTTGGAATCAGTGTTAATATTTTTCAATCTATTGGCCGTGTTGTCCTACCTGAAGTTCTTCAACTGCCAAAAGCACAG CCCTTTTTCTCTGAGCTGGTGGTTCTGGCTAACACTGACAGGGGTCGCTTGTTCCTGTGCAGTGGG CATCAAGTACATGGGTGTGTTCACGTACGTGCTCGTGCTGGGTGTTGCAGCTGTCCATGCCTGGCACCTGCTTGGAGACCAGACTTTGTCCAATGTAGGTGCTGATGTCCAGTGCTGCATGAGGCCGGCCTGTATGGGGCAGATGCAGATGTCACAGGGGGTACTTGGTGAAAAGACTCCAATCCTCAATGTTTTAGAAGCAGGCAGGCCTGGGCAGCCTCGCCTCTTGGCCTCTGCAG GTCTGTGTGTTCTGTCACTTGCTCGCCCGAGCAGTGGCTTTGCTGGTCATCCCGGTCGTCCTGTACTTACTGTTCTTCTACGTCCACTTGATTCTAGTCTTCCGCTCTGGGCCCCACGACCAAATCATGTCCAGTGCCTTCCAGGCCAGCTTAGAG GGAGGACTAGCTCGGATCACTCAGGGTCAGCCACTGGAGGTGGCCTTTGGGTCCCAGGTCACTCTGAGGAACGTCTTTGGGAAACCTGTGCCCTGCTGGCTTCATTCCCACCAGGACACCTACCCCATGATGTAAG ATATGAGAACGGCCGAGGCAGCTCCCACCAGCAACAGGTGACCTGTTACCCCTTCAAAGATGTCAATAACTGGTGGATTGTAAAGGATCCCAGGAG GCACCAGCTGGTGGTGAGCAGCCCTCCGAGACCTGTGAGGCACGGGGACATGGTGCAGCTGGTCCACGGCATGACCACCCGCTCCCTGAACAC GCATGATGTTGCAGCCCCCCTGAGCCCCCATTCACAGGAGGTCTCCTGCTACATTGACTATAACATCTCCATGCCCGCCCAGAACCTCTGGAGACTG GAAATTGTGAACAGAGGATCTGACACAGACGTCTGGAAGACCATCCTCTCAGAGGTCCGCTTTGTGCACGTGAACACTTCCGCTGTCTTAAAG CTGAGCGGGGCTCACCTCCCTGACTGGGGGTATCGGCAACTGGAGATCGTCGGGGAGAAGCTGTCCCGGGGCTACCACGGGAGCACGGTGTGGAACGTGGAGGAGCACCGATACGGCGCGA GCCAGGAGCAGAGGGAGCGGGAACGGGAGCTGCACTCACCTGCGCAGGTGGACGTCAGCAGGAACCTCAGCTTCATGGCGAGATTCTCGGAGCTGCAG TGGAGGATGCTGGCGCTGAGAAGTGATGACTCGGAACACAAGTACAGCTCCAGCCCACTGGAGTGGGTCACCCTGGACACCAATATTGCCTACTGGCTGCACCCCAGGACCAGC GCTCAGATCCACCTACTTGGAAACATAGTGATCTGGGTTTCGGGCAGCCTCGCTCTGGCCATCTACGCCCTGCTGTCCTTGTGGTACCTGCTCCGACGGCGAAGAAATGTCCATGACCTCCCTCAGG ATGCCTGGCTGCGCTGGGTGCTGGCTGGGGCGCTGTGTGCCGGTGGCTGGGCAGTGAACTACCTCCCGTTCTTCCTGATGGAGAAGACACTCTTCCTCTACCACTACCTGCCCGCACTCACCTTCCAAATCCTTCTGCTCCCTGTGGTCCTGCAGCACATCAGCGACCACCTGTGCAG GTCCCAGCTCCAGAGGAGCATCTTCAGCGCCCTGGTGGTGGCCTGGTACTCCTCCGCGTGCCACGTGTCCAACACGCTGCGCCCACTCACCTACGGGGACAAGTCACTCTCGCCACATGAACTCAAGGCCCTTCGCTGGAAAGACAGCTGGGACATCTTGATCCGAAAACACTAG